In Apis cerana isolate GH-2021 linkage group LG6, AcerK_1.0, whole genome shotgun sequence, the following are encoded in one genomic region:
- the LOC107996207 gene encoding protein SHQ1 homolog isoform X1, with protein sequence MLTPRFEISQTDTEVAITIHAPYANIKDTEVYVDATDFRFYSTPYYLRLKLPGEIEENDSSFGSYDCEKGDFTLKFTKVVKGEYFENLDMISTLLAPPKKKGTILPNIEVIGNPSANSEDINDISNEPDLSNDENINGDEWYMHQNNVQTVSLLPTSPKYGFANKISGALAAFESAWIKEIIDLPMPDTTPQSERKKLREKREISDFNEEHYLADLMQPDCIEPYISFITEWDTLKKENVSFNETEVDLLKELPNKEYLLNNEETHKLLLSLVDILFASCYNHRTTLGENTVESSWTINKLSSTLSWFDDFSDSEEVIKTCFRRSICYPLFRNWKLSIKIFEDIKKVIKLGKKYIIKCFCEIHNLFNNSCEPRYILNQLYIKDYLIWLQQINESLIESLESLIIFLPSKEDMQLDLAELEQAAYSVQEEDLIIENSIHEVVDQMDELTVNDNNEDKPKTIYYIKDKHSLKYLLSSSSDSSDTDSETDSESSTSSTTTTSNSNSLDSDDVSESEEIVNECT encoded by the exons at GTTAACTCCACGATTTGAAATAAGTCAAACTGATACAGAAGTTGCAATAACTATTCATGCTCCATATGCCAATATTAAAGATACAGAAGTTTATGTTGATGCAacagattttagattttattccaCACCATATTATTTAAG gtTAAAATTACCAGgtgaaatagaagaaaatgattCATCATTTGGTTCATATGATTGTGAGAAAGGAGATTTTaccttaaaatttacaaaagtaGTAAAAggagaatattttgaaaatttagatatgATAAGTACATTGTTAGCTCCACCAAAGAAGAAAGGTACAATTCTACCTAATATTGAAGTAATTGGAAATCCATCAGCAAATTCTGaagatattaatgatatatcaaaTGAACCTGATTTATCAAATGATGAAAACATTAATGGAGATGAATGGTATATGCATCAAAATAATGTACAAACTGTATCTCTTTTGCCAACTTCTCCTAAATATggatttgcaaataaaatatctggAGCATTAGCTGCTTTTgag tcaGCAtggattaaagaaataatagatcTTCCAATGCCAGATACAACACCTCAAtctgagagaaaaaaattacgagaaaaacgtgaaatttcagattttaatGAAGAACATTATTTGGCAGATCTTATGCAACCAGATTGTATAGAACCATATATCTCATTTATTACAGAATgggatactttaaaaaaagagaatgttTCTTTCAATGAAACTGAAGTAGATCTATTAAAAGAACTtccaaataaagaatatttattaaataatgaagaaacacATAAATTGCTTTTAAGTTTAgtggatattttatttgctaGCTGTTACAATCATAGAACAACATTGGGTGAAAATACTGTTGAAAGTAGTTGgactattaataaattaagttcTACTTTATCTTGGTTTgat GATTTTTCTGATTCAGAAGAAGTTATAAAAACTTGTTTTAGAAGATCTATATGTTATCCACTTTTTAGAAATTGGAaactatctataaaaatttttgaagatataaaaaaagtaattaagttag gtaaaaaatatatcataaaatgtttttgtgaaatacataatttatttaacaattcatGTGAACcacgatatatattaaatcaactctatataaaagattacCTAATTTGGTTACAACAAATTAATGAATCTTTGATAGAATCATTAGAgtctcttattatatttttaccttCTAAAGAAGATATGCAACTTGATTTAGCAGAATTAGAACAAGCAGCTTATTCTGTCCAAGAAGAAGatcttattatagaaaattcaattcatgaAGTAGTGGACCAAATGGATGAATTAACAGTTAATGACAATAACGAAGATAA gcCAAAGACTATATACTACATTAAAGACAAACATTCTTTAAAGTATTT attatcgAGTTCAAGCGACAGCAGCGATACCGATTCTGAAACCGATTCAGAAAGTAGCACTTCGAGTACCACTACCACAAGCAATAGTAATAGTTTAGATTCAGACGATGTAAGTGAATCAGAAGAAATTGTAAATGAGTGTACTTAA
- the LOC107996207 gene encoding protein SHQ1 homolog isoform X2, producing MLTPRFEISQTDTEVAITIHAPYANIKDTEVYVDATDFRFYSTPYYLRLKLPGEIEENDSSFGSYDCEKGDFTLKFTKVVKGEYFENLDMISTLLAPPKKKGTILPNIEVIGNPSANSEDINDISNEPDLSNDENINGDEWYMHQNNVQTVSLLPTSPKYGFANKISGALAAFESAWIKEIIDLPMPDTTPQSERKKLREKREISDFNEEHYLADLMQPDCIEPYISFITEWDTLKKENVSFNETEVDLLKELPNKEYLLNNEETHKLLLSLVDILFASCYNHRTTLGENTVESSWTINKLSSTLSWFDDFSDSEEVIKTCFRRSICYPLFRNWKLSIKIFEDIKKVIKLGKKYIIKCFCEIHNLFNNSCEPRYILNQLYIKDYLIWLQQINESLIESLESLIIFLPSKEDMQLDLAELEQAAYSVQEEDLIIENSIHEVVDQMDELTVNDNNEDKLSSSSDSSDTDSETDSESSTSSTTTTSNSNSLDSDDVSESEEIVNECT from the exons at GTTAACTCCACGATTTGAAATAAGTCAAACTGATACAGAAGTTGCAATAACTATTCATGCTCCATATGCCAATATTAAAGATACAGAAGTTTATGTTGATGCAacagattttagattttattccaCACCATATTATTTAAG gtTAAAATTACCAGgtgaaatagaagaaaatgattCATCATTTGGTTCATATGATTGTGAGAAAGGAGATTTTaccttaaaatttacaaaagtaGTAAAAggagaatattttgaaaatttagatatgATAAGTACATTGTTAGCTCCACCAAAGAAGAAAGGTACAATTCTACCTAATATTGAAGTAATTGGAAATCCATCAGCAAATTCTGaagatattaatgatatatcaaaTGAACCTGATTTATCAAATGATGAAAACATTAATGGAGATGAATGGTATATGCATCAAAATAATGTACAAACTGTATCTCTTTTGCCAACTTCTCCTAAATATggatttgcaaataaaatatctggAGCATTAGCTGCTTTTgag tcaGCAtggattaaagaaataatagatcTTCCAATGCCAGATACAACACCTCAAtctgagagaaaaaaattacgagaaaaacgtgaaatttcagattttaatGAAGAACATTATTTGGCAGATCTTATGCAACCAGATTGTATAGAACCATATATCTCATTTATTACAGAATgggatactttaaaaaaagagaatgttTCTTTCAATGAAACTGAAGTAGATCTATTAAAAGAACTtccaaataaagaatatttattaaataatgaagaaacacATAAATTGCTTTTAAGTTTAgtggatattttatttgctaGCTGTTACAATCATAGAACAACATTGGGTGAAAATACTGTTGAAAGTAGTTGgactattaataaattaagttcTACTTTATCTTGGTTTgat GATTTTTCTGATTCAGAAGAAGTTATAAAAACTTGTTTTAGAAGATCTATATGTTATCCACTTTTTAGAAATTGGAaactatctataaaaatttttgaagatataaaaaaagtaattaagttag gtaaaaaatatatcataaaatgtttttgtgaaatacataatttatttaacaattcatGTGAACcacgatatatattaaatcaactctatataaaagattacCTAATTTGGTTACAACAAATTAATGAATCTTTGATAGAATCATTAGAgtctcttattatatttttaccttCTAAAGAAGATATGCAACTTGATTTAGCAGAATTAGAACAAGCAGCTTATTCTGTCCAAGAAGAAGatcttattatagaaaattcaattcatgaAGTAGTGGACCAAATGGATGAATTAACAGTTAATGACAATAACGAAGATAA attatcgAGTTCAAGCGACAGCAGCGATACCGATTCTGAAACCGATTCAGAAAGTAGCACTTCGAGTACCACTACCACAAGCAATAGTAATAGTTTAGATTCAGACGATGTAAGTGAATCAGAAGAAATTGTAAATGAGTGTACTTAA
- the LOC107996197 gene encoding protein PFF0380w-like isoform X2, giving the protein MWISIVITITTTMIIAMMIIIGNCETYGKDYERMPRLLDVFRHFRQSKESQENRGYIEQCRATNLRKDQLEHVNVFAFLDPSWNYSYRQAVMLELLKKQLEKSGFSNILLFMVARPSDLPEDDTENSMEIKAWLEISKNIQESEHFLSLDKMIFSDVAKEKKGIIFLQDTFELGIWKSFRASKDEVIIIDRCGKITYQIIVPWSILYFPYVKAAILSTYKDDPCGPCYEQSSIIRESIDYRDYLLKTINSEKKKKNKNLDVRPEIFTDVTMSIEESTRIENDKSTSTVIPFNVNNYKITTYDITTKVPVIQTTETSENMKKNDNVAKNNFLIDKNIKITSEVSYEQKQTQISTTHITSNFETTEAYKETQDCNFSNKHINGNNHSYPTTNDLNTDLSRHLEEHQIESENILRDTKIEKQEANKSTKYEELQIQKDESLPLRIILYSPHLHEENGTFKKYTHLILKTESPDYHDHFNSKTSNQKPTVLKTSDSMMLDDKKLAEYVSNVNESPGVYGEIADYWQTIDDDEFNNKNENIEFTDYDYVTAEDTENNVNNTFDNESTLLRPSNIIDSNMSIKNNDDLDDFIQRRLIEHYNKLLTWIYYIL; this is encoded by the exons ATGTGGATTTCGATTGTAATTACGATAACAACAACGATGATAATAgcgatgatgataataattggaaattgcGAAACTTATGGGAAAGATTACGAAAGGATGCCGCGATTGCTCGATGTTTTTCGTCATTTCCGACAATCGAAGGAATCCCAAGAGAATCGAGGATATATCGAGCAATGCCGTGCCACGAATTTACGAAAAGATCAATTGGAGCACGTTAATGTGTTCGCGTTTTTGGATCCCTCGTGGAATTACAGTTATAGACAAGCCGTCAT GTTGGAATTATTAAAGAAGCAGTTAGAAAAGTCtggattttcaaatattttgctcTTCATGGTTGCGCGGCCGTCAGATTTGCCGGAAGATGACACAGAAAATAGTATGGAGATAAAAGCGTGGTtggaaatatctaaaaatatacagGAATCCGAACACTTTTTAAGCTtggataaaatgatatttagtGATgttgcaaaagaaaagaaaggcattatttttcttcaagatACTTTCGAATTGGGTATTTGGAAAAGTTTTCGTGCTTCGAAAGatgaagtaataattattgatcg TTGCGGAAAAATAACTTATCAGATTATTGTACCTTGGAGTATACTATACTTTCCTTATGTTAAAGCAGCCATACTTTCTACATATAAAGATGATCCATGTGGTCCTTGTTAT GAACAATCATCAATAATACGCGAATCGATAGATTACAgagattatcttttaaaaactataaattcagaaaaaaaaaaaaaaaataaaaatcttgatgTACGACCAGAAATATTTACTGACGTAACTATGTCTATCGAAGAATCAAcaagaattgaaaatgataaatccaCGAGCACTGTCATTCCtttcaatgtaaataattataaaattacaacttACGATATTACAACTAAAGTTCCAGTAATTCAAACGACAGAAACttcagaaaatatgaaaaaaaatgacaatgtagcaaaaaacaattttttaatagataagaatattaaaataacttctGAAGTATCGTATGAACAAAAACAAACTCAGATATCAACTACACATATAACATCGAACTTCGAAACGACAGAAGCCTATAAAGAAACACAAgattgcaatttttcaaataaacatataaatggGAATAATCATTCGTATCCCACAACGAACGATTTAAATACTGATTTATCAAGACATCTTGAAGAACATCAAATTGAAtcggaaaatatattaagagatacaaaaatagaaaaacaagaag CAAACAAAAGTACTAAGTACGAAGAGttacaaattcaaaaagaCGAAAGTTTACCTTTACGTATCATATTGTACTCTCCGCATTTGCATGAAGAAAAtggaacatttaaaaaatatacacatttaattttgaaaacagaAAGTCCTGATTATCATGATCATTTTAACAGTAAGACTTCTAATCAAAAG CCAACAGTATTGAAAACGTCAGATTCAATGATGttagatgataaaaaattagctGAATACGTAAGTAACGTAAATGAAAGTCCAGGAGTATATGGAGAAATTGCAGATTATTGGCAAACTATTGACGACgatgaattcaataataaaaatgaaaatattgaatttacagATTATGATTATGTTACG gCAGAGGATACAGAAAACaatgttaataatacttttgatAATGAAAGCACCTTATTAAGACCAAGcaatataattgattcaaatatgagtattaaaaataacgatgaTTTAGATGATTTTATACAACGAAGATTAATcgaacattataataaattattaacatggatttattatattctttaa
- the LOC107996197 gene encoding putative uncharacterized protein DDB_G0282129 isoform X1 translates to MWISIVITITTTMIIAMMIIIGNCETYGKDYERMPRLLDVFRHFRQSKESQENRGYIEQCRATNLRKDQLEHVNVFAFLDPSWNYSYRQAVMLELLKKQLEKSGFSNILLFMVARPSDLPEDDTENSMEIKAWLEISKNIQESEHFLSLDKMIFSDVAKEKKGIIFLQDTFELGIWKSFRASKDEVIIIDRCGKITYQIIVPWSILYFPYVKAAILSTYKDDPCGPCYEQSSIIRESIDYRDYLLKTINSEKKKKNKNLDVRPEIFTDVTMSIEESTRIENDKSTSTVIPFNVNNYKITTYDITTKVPVIQTTETSENMKKNDNVAKNNFLIDKNIKITSEVSYEQKQTQISTTHITSNFETTEAYKETQDCNFSNKHINGNNHSYPTTNDLNTDLSRHLEEHQIESENILRDTKIEKQEANKSTKYEELQIQKDESLPLRIILYSPHLHEENGTFKKYTHLILKTESPDYHDHFNSKTSNQKTFFNFKNDKPTVLKTSDSMMLDDKKLAEYVSNVNESPGVYGEIADYWQTIDDDEFNNKNENIEFTDYDYVTAEDTENNVNNTFDNESTLLRPSNIIDSNMSIKNNDDLDDFIQRRLIEHYNKLLTWIYYIL, encoded by the exons ATGTGGATTTCGATTGTAATTACGATAACAACAACGATGATAATAgcgatgatgataataattggaaattgcGAAACTTATGGGAAAGATTACGAAAGGATGCCGCGATTGCTCGATGTTTTTCGTCATTTCCGACAATCGAAGGAATCCCAAGAGAATCGAGGATATATCGAGCAATGCCGTGCCACGAATTTACGAAAAGATCAATTGGAGCACGTTAATGTGTTCGCGTTTTTGGATCCCTCGTGGAATTACAGTTATAGACAAGCCGTCAT GTTGGAATTATTAAAGAAGCAGTTAGAAAAGTCtggattttcaaatattttgctcTTCATGGTTGCGCGGCCGTCAGATTTGCCGGAAGATGACACAGAAAATAGTATGGAGATAAAAGCGTGGTtggaaatatctaaaaatatacagGAATCCGAACACTTTTTAAGCTtggataaaatgatatttagtGATgttgcaaaagaaaagaaaggcattatttttcttcaagatACTTTCGAATTGGGTATTTGGAAAAGTTTTCGTGCTTCGAAAGatgaagtaataattattgatcg TTGCGGAAAAATAACTTATCAGATTATTGTACCTTGGAGTATACTATACTTTCCTTATGTTAAAGCAGCCATACTTTCTACATATAAAGATGATCCATGTGGTCCTTGTTAT GAACAATCATCAATAATACGCGAATCGATAGATTACAgagattatcttttaaaaactataaattcagaaaaaaaaaaaaaaaataaaaatcttgatgTACGACCAGAAATATTTACTGACGTAACTATGTCTATCGAAGAATCAAcaagaattgaaaatgataaatccaCGAGCACTGTCATTCCtttcaatgtaaataattataaaattacaacttACGATATTACAACTAAAGTTCCAGTAATTCAAACGACAGAAACttcagaaaatatgaaaaaaaatgacaatgtagcaaaaaacaattttttaatagataagaatattaaaataacttctGAAGTATCGTATGAACAAAAACAAACTCAGATATCAACTACACATATAACATCGAACTTCGAAACGACAGAAGCCTATAAAGAAACACAAgattgcaatttttcaaataaacatataaatggGAATAATCATTCGTATCCCACAACGAACGATTTAAATACTGATTTATCAAGACATCTTGAAGAACATCAAATTGAAtcggaaaatatattaagagatacaaaaatagaaaaacaagaag CAAACAAAAGTACTAAGTACGAAGAGttacaaattcaaaaagaCGAAAGTTTACCTTTACGTATCATATTGTACTCTCCGCATTTGCATGAAGAAAAtggaacatttaaaaaatatacacatttaattttgaaaacagaAAGTCCTGATTATCATGATCATTTTAACAGTAAGACTTCTAATCAAAAG actttttttaattttaaaaacgataagCCAACAGTATTGAAAACGTCAGATTCAATGATGttagatgataaaaaattagctGAATACGTAAGTAACGTAAATGAAAGTCCAGGAGTATATGGAGAAATTGCAGATTATTGGCAAACTATTGACGACgatgaattcaataataaaaatgaaaatattgaatttacagATTATGATTATGTTACG gCAGAGGATACAGAAAACaatgttaataatacttttgatAATGAAAGCACCTTATTAAGACCAAGcaatataattgattcaaatatgagtattaaaaataacgatgaTTTAGATGATTTTATACAACGAAGATTAATcgaacattataataaattattaacatggatttattatattctttaa
- the LOC107995908 gene encoding uncharacterized protein LOC107995908 → MDPRSNKPYDFVASYKNLTEEVEKVRHLRMKWYQKYEWLLDEKLKLKKEIEKLCEEKQIIIAAEPFVSEEGKTCLPVPITTNGEYGWLVIKPKFQLEKYGTYISQYPDPLKDVTPLTKNMPTLGAGIGYFW, encoded by the exons atggATCCGCGAAGCAACAAACCTTATGATTTTGTAgctagttataaaaatttaaccgaAGAAGTAGAAAAAGTAAGGCATTTACGAATGAAATGGTATCAGAAATACGAATGGTTATTGGATGAAAAACT aaaactaaagaaagaaatagagaaattatGCGAAGAAAAGCAGATAATTATCGCTGCAGAACCATTCGTGTCAGAAGAGGGAAAAACATGCCTACCAGTTCCAATTACTACAAATGGCGAg taTGGTTGGCTTGTAATAAAACCAAAATtccaattagaaaaatatggaaCTTATATATCACAGTATCCTGATCCTCTTAAGGATGTAACGCCATTAACCAAAAATATGCCTACTCTTGGTGCGGGTATAGGATACTTTTggtaa